The following proteins come from a genomic window of Microtus ochrogaster isolate Prairie Vole_2 chromosome 7, MicOch1.0, whole genome shotgun sequence:
- the Mcrip2 gene encoding MAPK regulated corepressor interacting protein 2, giving the protein MYTITKGPSKLVAQRRTGPTQQQVESRLGELLKCRQPLPPTALHTREQPSVQPQGPWPLASPGPRLVFNRVNGRRPLTTSPSLEGAQETYTLAHEENVRFVSEAWQQVERQLDGDPADESGPRPVQYAENTPDPRLQNFVPIDLDEWWAQQFLARITNCS; this is encoded by the exons ATGTACACCATCACCAAGGGGCCCAGCAAGCTGGTCGCGCAGCGCCGCACAG GTCCCACGCAGCAGCAGGTAGAGAGCAGGCTCGGCGAGCTCCTGAAATGCCGGCAGCCCTTGCCGCCGACCGCGCTACACACGCGCGAGCAGCCCTCGGTGCAGCCTCAGGGACCCTGGCCCCTGGCAAG TCCAGGGCCGAGGCTTGTGTTCAATCGAGTGAATGGCCGGCGGCCCCTCACCACATCTCCATCCCTCGAGGGAGCCCAAGAGACCTACACACTGGCCCACGAGGAGAACGTCCGATTTGTGTCCGAAG CCTGGCAGCAGGTAGAGCGACAGCTGGATGGCGACCCTGCCGATGAGAGCGGCCCACGGCCTGTGCAGTATGCAGAGAACACTCCTGATCCCCGGCTGCAGA ACTTTGTACCTATTGACCTGGATGAGTGGTGGGCACAACAGTTCCTGGCTAGGATCACCAACTGTTCCTAA
- the Wdr90 gene encoding WD repeat-containing protein 90, translating to MAGGSGARLARCRLVSRPGSPGSEVPPASLTIRRAEARPAGGGEGARRAAQDRWSGGVPSAAWQHPFLNVFKHFRVDEWKRSSKEGDVAVVTDKVLKSAVYRIRGSVSASNYIQLPRTSTQSLGLTGRYLYVLFRPLPTKHFVIHLDVSTEDGQVIRVSFSNLFKEFKSSATWLQFPFVFETKTPRRDLAGVAPPNARWTCLQLDLRDILMFYLSRHYGHLKSIRLCASLLVRNLYTSDVCFDPAVTVTEARRAKLPVNPVPREMAFPVPKGESWHDHYIHVRFPSDGSKVPYEQVEKRHSPPETGHVSRCLSHPKVFGKPLQSSRSPVVQISSPILPCKVPSAPRLLPDVSLTYKHPEVSSVAASSIPGQHPSSWDETTDAHTVGGGRHVLANKSSGVPMALEDLGSCKLFLPDPVLRLKGVIGFGGHSTQWALWTKDGMAVVYPCHAVIIVLQVDTRQQRFFLGHTDKVSALALDGNDTLLASAQVQPPSMVRLWDFQTGGCLSLFRSPLHTICSLSFSGSGALLCGVGKDRHGRTVVVAWGTDQVGLGGEVAVLAKVHTDFDIQTFRIAFFDETRMASCGRGSVRLWRLRGGALRSCAVDLGEYCALELTDLAFAHALDGPWAPSGSILFVCSHSGHILEIDHQRMAVQHIRRLLPTQSPGVPLTEKQNFSLGSGIAISSLSVSSATCAVGSEDGYLRLWPLDFSSVLLEADHDGPVSSVSFSPDGLRVLSTTTLGHLGFLDVPSREYTVLARSHMAPVLALSTEQNRGQMATVSLDHTVRIWDLTTLQQLYDFSSSEETPCAVAFHPTLPNFFCGFSSGAVRSFSLENSGVLVEHTRHRGAITSLVITPDGRFLFSSCSQGSLVQYNCAVSRCCVLRVAANMLCQDGRPNPNILAVSGDSCRLAFVGPSKCMVTVVESASLDKLLHVDVSTLNLASNHLDWAVAVCFCPGDSGHLLVSTSSNNVVVLDAVSGHTIRKFSSVRSRACSSLALSEDARLLLAATGRTITVWDYPTQANPSCQVYIGHSEPVRVVAFTPDQQQVLSVGDAIFLWDVLATSESDQSEPGVPAVHEAGSSVGQLEDLASGASGLPRQQVPIPSQASPSPLSIHDRPLEGSAGTFSTSDEEGLCEENHDVSEAFLQAQAPTPPVLVEREASGAGDGPRETAKGSWAPAVVHHSQTSEWSLRRVKTGLPTRPDSYKHFTARYKASTRVKSVSFPPVGREQLRLKTVVGYNGNGRANMVWRPNTGFFAYTCGRLVVVEDLHSGTQRHWLGHPQEISTLALNQDGQVLASASCCGGTAARCQIRIWDVPKGVCQHLLSHHDTAVQALTFSPDDEFLVTLGDYADLTLALWSMATYELLSSTRLPEPVHGVAFNPWDANELICVGTSAITFWLLQHHGTDTSFQVHREPVPEELGASELTSLCYGASPLLYCGSSSGQVCVWDTGTGRCFLAWEADEGEIGVLLCSGSRLVSGSNTRRLRLWAVDVVPELRRKGSSARSSSVFMERELTLDGAVVSASFDSGMDMGVVGTTAGTLWYISWTEGTSTRLISGHRSKVNEVVFSPSESHCATCGEDGSVRVWSLASMELVIQFQVLNQSCLCLAWSPPACGRPEQQQVVAGYSDGTLRVFSISRTAMELKMHPHRTALTAIAFSTDGQTILSGDKDGLVAISRPCTGMTFRVLSDHRGAPISAIQSTSKEYGDLGVEGADLWLAASGDQRVSIWASDWLQDRCELLEWLSFPAPATSETLGLLPPSLAAFCPWDRAILVCVGLGAHKEVVFYSLRQKQVVQKTLLPFFAMSLSLSAGAQLMVVGFAECMLRLLDCVSGSAQDFEGHDDSVHLCRFTPSGRLLFTAAHNEILVWEVTSPEPLLGT from the exons ATGGCTGGCGGTAGCGGTGCGCGCCTGGCGCGTTGTCGTCTGGTCTCGCGTCCCGGGAGTCCCGGGTCCGAGGTTCCCCCTGCGTCACTGACTATTCGTCGCGCGGAAGCCCGTCCCGCGGGCGGAGGCGAAGGGGCGCGGCGCGCTGCCCAAGACCGGTGGTCAGGCGGCGTTCCTTCTGCAGCCTGGCAGCACCCTTTTCTCAACGTATTCAAACACTTCAGGGTGGATGAGTGGAAACGGTCCAGCAAAGAGGGAGATGTGGCCGTGGTGACG GACAAGGTCCTGAAGAGCGCCGTGTATCGCATCCGTGGATCGGTCTCTGCCAGCAACTACATCCAACTGCCTCGAACCAGCACCCAGTCTCTGGGGCTGACTGGGCGGTACCTGTATGTGCTTTTCCGGCCCCTGCCTACCAAGCACTTTGTCATCCACCTGGACGTGTCCACCGAG GACGGCCAGGTCATCCGTGTGTCTTTCTCCAACCTCTTTAAGGAGTTCAAGTCCTCTGCCACATGGCTTCAGTTCCCCTTTGTCTTCGAGACTAAGACGCCCAGAAGAG ACCTGGCAGGGGTAGCGCCTCCTAATGCCCGCTGGACCTGCCTGCAGCTGGACCTGCGTGACATTCTGATGTTCTACCTGAGCCGGCACTATGGCCACCTTAAGAGCATCAGGCTATGTGCCAGCCTGCTAGTCAGAAACCTCTACACCAGTGATGTGTGCTTTGACCCCG CTGTCACTGTCACTGAGGCCCGGCGTGCAAAGTTGCCTGTCAACCCTGTGCCTCGAGAAATGGCCTTCCCAGTGCCCAAAGGGGAGAGCTGGCATGACCATTACATCCACGTTCG GTTTCCAAGCGATGGCTCAAAAGTGCCTTATGAGCAGGTTGAGAAGAGGCATTCCCCTCCAGAGACAG GGCATGTGTCACGGTGCCTGTCTCATCCAAAGGTCTTTGGCAAACCTTTACAGAGCAGTAGGTCCCCCGTGGTCCAGATATCTAGTCCCATCTTG CCCTGCAAGGTCCCCTCAGCACCCAGACTCCTTCCAGAtgtcagcctgacctacaaacATCCAGAGGTCTCCAGTGTCGCTGCCTCCAGCATCCCAGGCCAACATCCTTCGTCCTGGGATGAGACCACTGATGCACACACAGTGGGCGGTGGCAGACATGTGCTGGCCAACAAATCATCTGGGGTGCCCATGGCTCTTGAGGACCTTGGCTCCTGTAAG CTCTTCCTCCCAGACCCAGTCCTGAGGCTCAAGGGAGTCATCGGTTTTGGGGGTCACAGCACCCAATGG GCCCTGTGGACCAAAGATGGCATGGCTGTTGTCTACCCCTGCCATGCAGTCATCATCGTCCTACAGGTTGATACCAGACAGCAGAGATTTTTCCTTGGCCACACAGACAAG GTCTCTGCCCTGGCCCTTGATGGGAATGATACACTGCTAGCCTCAGCCCAAGTGCAGCCTCCCAGCATGGTGCGACTCTGGGACTTCCAGACTGGAGGATGCCTGTCCCTCTTCCGCAGCCCACTGCACACCATCTGCTCCCTCAG CTTCTCTGGCAGTGGGGCGCTCCTCTGCGGTGTGGGCAAAGACAGACATGGAAGGACG GTGGTAGTGGCCTGGGgcacagaccaggttggccttggtgGCGAGGTAGCGGTCCTTGCGAAGGTGCATACTGACTTTGATATTCAGACCTTCCGGATTGCCTTTTTTGATGAAACCAG GATGGCCTCATGTGGTCGGGGCAGTGTACGGCTGTGGCGACTGCGGGGTGGTGCCCTACGCTCCTGTGCTGTGGACCTAGGCGAGTATTGTGCACTGGAACTCACTGACCTCGCCTTTGCACATGCCCTGGATGGCCCCTGGGCACCCTCGGGTAGCATACT CTTTGTGTGTAGCCATAGCGGCCACATCCTGGAGATTGACCATCAGCGCATGGCTGTGCAGCACATCCGCCGCTTGCTGCCCACACAGTCCCCTGGGGTTCCGCTCACTGAGAAGCAGAACTTCAGCTTGG GGTCCGGCATTGCCATCAGCAGCCTCAGTGTCTCTTCTGCCACATGTGCTGTGGGCTCTGAGGATGGCTACCTGCGACTCTGGCCCCTAGACTTTTCCTCAGTGCTCCTAGAGGCTG ATCATGACGGCCCTGTGAGTTCAGTCTCCTTCAGTCCCGATGGCCTGCGCGTGCTGTCCACCACTACTTTAGGACACCTGGGCTTCCTTGATGTCCCCTCCCGGGAGTATACTGTGCTGGCACGCTCCCACATGGCCCCAGTGCTGGCGCTTTCTACAGAACAGAACCGGGGACAGATGGCCACTGTGTCCCTTGACCACACTGTCCGCATTTGGGACCTGACTACCCTCCAACAG CTGTATGACTTCTCGTCCTCTGAGGAAACCCCTTGTGCTGTTGCTTTCCACCCCACACTGCCAAACTTCTTCTGTGGCTTCAGCAGTGGGGCTGTGCGCTCCTTCAGCTTGGAGAACTCTGGAGTCCTGGTAGAACACAC GCGTCACCGAGGGGCCATCACCAGCCTGGTCATCACCCCTGACGGCAGATTCCTGTTCAGCTCCTGCTCTCAGGGCTCCCTGGTCCAGTACAACTGTGCTGTCTCCCGATGCTGCGTCCTACGTGTGGCAG CCAACATGCTCTGTCAGGATGGCCGCCCCAACCCCAATATCCTGGCAGTCAGTGGAGACAGCTGCCGGCTGGCCTTTGTGGGCCCCTCTAAGTGCATGGTGACAGTCGTGGAGTCAGCCTCCCTGGACAAG CTACTGCATGTTGATGTCAGCACCCTCAACCTGGCCAGCAACCACCTGGACTGGGCTGTGGCTGTCTGCTTCTGCCCTGGGGACTCAGGCCATCTGCTGGTGTCCACATCCTCTAACAATGTTGTGGTACTGGATGCTGTGTCGGGACACACTATCCGGAAG TTTTCCAGTGTCCGCTCCAGAGCCTGCTCCTCCCTGGCTCTTAGTGAGGATGCTCGTTTGCTGCTGGCAGCCACTGGCCGGACCATTACAGTGTGGGATTATCCAACACAGGCGAACCCCAGCTGCCAG GTTTACATTGGCCACTCAGAGCCTGTGCGTGTTGTAGCCTTCACCCCCGATCAGCAGCAGGTCCTCAGCGTGGGGGATGCCATCTTCCTCTGGGATGTCCTGGCCACCTCTGAGAG TGACCAAAGTGAACCTGGGGTACCTGCAGTCCATGAGGCTG GCTCCAGTGTAGGACAGTTGGAGGACCTGGCATCTGGGGCCAGTGGACTCCCTCGGCAGCAAGTGCCCATACCATCTCAGGCATCACCATCCCCACTGAGTATCCATGACAGACCCCTTGAAGGCAGCGCTG GCACCTTTTCCACATCGGATGAGGAAGGGCTCTGTGAGGAGAACCATGATGTCTCTGAGGCATTCCTCCAAGCCCAGGCACCGACCCCACCTGTGCTCGTAGAGAGAGAAGCCAGTGGAGCTGGGGATGGTCCTCGGGAGACTGCAAAGGGTTCTTGGGCACCGGCTGTAGTTCATCATAGCCAGACAA GTGAATGGAGCCTCCGGAGAGTAAAGACTGGGCTCCCAACCCGTCCGGATTCCTACAAGCATTTCACAGCTCGATATAAGGCCTCTACACGGGTCAAG AGTGTCTCCTTTCCACCCGTTGGCAGGGAGCAGCTGCGACTAAAGACCGTTGTGGGCTACAATGGGAACGGGCGGGCCAACATGGTCTGGAGGCCCAATACAG GCTTCTTTGCCTACACATGTGGTCgattggtggtggtggaggaccTGCATTCTGGCACCCAGCGACACTGGCTTGGCCACCCCCAAGAGATCTCTACTCTGGCACTCAACCAGGATGGCCAG GTCTTGGCCTCCGCCTCCTGCTGTGGCGGCACAGCTGCCCGCTGCCAGATCCGCATTTGGGATGTCCCCAAGGGCGTCTGTCAGCACCTCCTTTCCCACCATGACACAGCTGTGCAGGCTCTGACCTTCTCCCCCGATGATGAGTTCCTTGTGACCCTGG GGGACTATGCTGACCTCACCCTTGCCCTGTGGAGCATGGCTACCTATGAACTCCTGTCATCCACTCGCCTCCCAGAGCCTGTGCATGGTGTAGCCTTCAATCCCTGGGATGCCAATGAACTCATCTGTGTGGGCACAAGTGCCATTACCTTCTGGCTCCTGCAGCACCATGGGACAGATACCAGCTTCCAG GTTCACCGGGAACCAGTCCCTGAGGAATTGGGGGCATCCGAGTTGACCTCACTCTGCTATGGGGCGAGTCCCCTGCTCTACTGTGGCTCCAGCTCTGGCCAGGTCTGTGTCTGGGACACTGGCACTGGCCGCTGCTTCCTGGCCTGGGAGGCTGATGAAGGCGAGATTG GAGTGCTGCTGTGCTCGGGTTCGAGACTGGTCAGTGGCAGTAACACAAGAAGGCTGCGTCTTTGGGCTGTGGACGTTGTTCCAGAGCTGAGGCGCAAGGGTTCAAGTGCCAG ATCCAGTTCTGTGTTCATGGAGCGTGAGCTGACCCTGGATGGGGCTGTTGTGAGTGCCAGCTTTGACAGTGGCATGGACATGGGTGTAGTGGGCACCACAGCTGGCACACTCTGGTACATCAGCTGGACAGAGGGCACTAGCACCCGTCTCATCAGTGGCCACAGGAGCAAG GTGAACGAGGTGGTCTTCAGCCCCAGCGAGTCTCACTGTGCCACCTGTGGCGAGGATGGCAGCGTGAGGGTATGGTCTTTGGCCAGCATGGAGTTGGTGATCCAGTTCCAAGTGCTGAACCAG agctgcctctgccttgcgTGGAGCCCCCCAGCCTGTGGACGcccagagcagcagcaggtggTGGCAGGCTACAGTGATGGCACACTTCGAGTCTTCAGCATCTCTCGCACTGCAATGGAGCTCAAGATGCACCCCCACCGGACTGCGCTGACAGCCATTGCCTTCTCCACTGATG GTCAGACCATCCTATCTGGAGACAAGGATGGACTTGTGGCTATAAGCCGCCCCTGCACAGGAATGACCTTCCGTGTACTCAGTGACCACCGGGGTGCTCCAATCTCTGCTATCCAGAGCACAAGCAAAGAG TATGGAGACCTAGGGGTAGAGGGTGCTGACCTGTGGCTGGCTGCAAGCGGGGACCAGCGGGTCAGCATCTGGGCCTCTGACTGGCTCCAGGACCGCTGTGAGCTCCTGGAGTGGTTGAGCTTTCCTGCACCTGCCACCTCAGAG ACTTTAGGCCTCCTGCCCCCCTCTCTTGCTGCCTTCTGCCCTTGGGACAGGGCGATACTGGTGTGCGTGGGCCTTGGTGCACATAAAGAGGTGGTCTTTTACAGCCTCCGCCAAAAGCAG GTAGTGCAGAAGACACTGCTGCCCTTCTTTGCCATGTCCTTGAGCCTGTCCGCAGGGGCCCAGCTCATGGTGGTTGGCTTTGCTG AATGCATGCTGAGGCTCCTAGACTGTGTGTCAGGGTCTGCCCAGGACTTTGAAGGCCATGATGACTCAGTACACCTGTGTAGGTTCACCCCGTCTGGCAGACTGCTCTTCACAGCTGCACACAATGAGatcctggtgtgggaagtcacCAGCCCTGAACCCTTGCTAGGAACATAG